The sequence GAATCCCCGACGACCTGCCGCCTTCTCTGGACACTTCCATTGCATCTGTCTCATACGAGTTTGAAGCAGAGGCCTGTGTTCGGCAAAAGGGCCAATCGAGCAGGACCCCCAGGAGTGTGACACTCAAACGCAACCTCGATGTGGCACGCTCGCTATTAGTCCCTAATTCAACCCTGTACTCGAGGCGCATCTTTCAGGCAGCTGGGATAGAGATTAGCTGTCACTTTGGCTCCATCATCGACCCCAATGGCATCCACAATGTGCGTCTGACAATGGACGGCCTCACCAGTTATCCTGGAAATGGAGAAAATGTTCAAATCTGGCGACTGTGGAAGGGCTCTTGGAGGTTGGAGGAAACCGTCAAAACCATTGCGTTGGCTTGCGATCGCCACGCAAATGAGATCGAGGGGTCCGAGGATGACAAGGTTCATAAGCGCAGCAAAGTGACCGTCTTGGGAGAAGATGGTATCTACAGCGGGTGGAACTCAGACGACATGCTTGGGACTCTTGACATGGAgtttgcctttgccttgaAAAAGGCAAGGGGTCGTGTAATCAACTACGCACACGACACAGGCCACGGAGACGAGGTGGAAGTAACTCACGCGCTGGTTGTCGAGCTGATGCTCGTCAAGGAGTATTTCCACAAGGGAAGACCCGACCTATCCATACGGACGGGAGTAGCGAGGATACTAAGTTCTCAGCACCGAGTCGTTTTAAGCGACTTTGCGAGGGTGTCGAATGTTCCGGTAGATGAGTGTTTACCGTTCTACCAAGAGCTGTTCCCTAGTCCCCCGGTATACGAAGACGATGGCTCCATGGAAGAGACCACGATGCAACCTTAGGAGGACTCTACTTTGCTGCGGTTTTTCTAAAAGTTATAGGCGGGCTTAGATAGTTGAGAGCTGCTTGTTAGCACTTGTTGGAGTTGAACCGAAAATAATGATACCCAGAATCGAGTAATACATACACCCATTTAACAGCCTGAAGGATGTTCAAAGACAACAACACTCGCCAGTGCACACCTTCCTGCCACTGAATCCTGCTCCTGAGTACCGGAGTAAAGAAGGATGCCTGATTGAGTACTTTGGCAGTGCTCCGTTGTGCCGATCTTTGTCTTTGGTCATGTGATGTCagcgccatcatcaacctcactTTCGTCAGCACAGTCAAAACTTGgattcatcatcaaccatcCATTGAAAATGAGCGACACGCCTTCTGATACTACGTACGACTTCATCCGTCTGGAAACCAAGCCAACTGCTCGGCTATGCTACAGCTTTAGTCCAACTACAACGCCGACAGTTCCCAAGCCAACTCTCGTCGTCTTTGTCAATGGCCTTGGATTACCACAGGCGGGGTGGGCGCAGACAATTGCTAAGCTGAGAGAACACACTCCGAAGAACCTTCCTGCCCTTCTCACCTACGATCGCTTTGGACAAGGGCAGTCGGTTGACCGCGACCCCGCCGATGAGGGCGCGACAGACCCGAGTCACGCCCATGATTGCATGAGTGCGGTTCGTGATATGCGACAACTCATCACCCAGATCGCAAAGGACAAGATGAATTCCGAAGAACCTGATACTTTGCGCATTGTTTTCGTCGGGAACTCTATCGGATGTTCTCTCATCCGACTCTACGCTCGCGAGTATCCGGGGACTGTGTCAGGTATTCTCTTTCTCGACAGTACCTTGACCGACACGGACTTTGTCTCCATTTTCCCTGATCCGGACGCCGAGTCTTTCGATCCAGTCCTGCCTTCAGGCGTGACCGCCGCGGGTCTGCGAGATGCCAGAGAAAAGATATGGCAGAGGTTCCATCCCGACGTTGGAAGCCAAGAGGGTTTGAGTCGACGGAACCTGTTTCAACTTTTACCGCGCGCCGATTCACCCCCTCTCTACAAGGCTGGAGAGGATGCTCCCTACGTCACAGTGCTGGGCCACGACTTTGAATTTTTCGCGGAGCGCACGGAAATGGACCTGGGGATTCCTGTCGCTGTTATTCAGACGTACATGAACACATACTGGCATCGCTACAATCAGGGCTTGGCTAAGCTCACGGTCCCTGAGAGAAGTAAAGGACCTTTCCAAGTGCCAGGGGCGGGTCATTTTATTCAAGCGGATAACCCTACGTATGTGGCGGAGAGACTGCATGAGATGTTGCAGCTCCTGGAGGTTGACTGATTCGAAACGGATAGATATTGAGCTTCTAGCTGCCATAAATGACGCTCTTTTGAATATCACCGGTGAAGCAGGCCAATGGGGTGCCGTAAGAATCTCGGTGAGCCAAGGTGAGGCACGGTGTGTCAGTGCCGCTCACCATACACCTAGGCTACAAACAACAAACCACAGCTCGGGCTGTTCGATAAGGGGAGGTCCGTGGATACCGCTGGATAGTAATCGAAGTAGGAAAAACATATCTCTTCGAAAATAGATTAGATTGTTCATGTGTAGGCAagcaacaagaacaagaaggaaaaaaaaaccaacatcaacacggGTTTGAACCGCGACCTCGGGAGGGCTGATTCAAACTCAGGGTCCTGCATTCTCGCCAGTAGATATCTGGGGACATTTGCCACTGAGCCGTAGCGCCTCGCCCGTTTGTTGGTGAAAGAGGTTCAGCTATTGTGGTATATAAGGGGAAGTCGCAGGTTCCTTAGGTAAACCTCAGAGGGGCATCACGTGAACCCGGGATACACCAGGCTTCCACCCGGACTCGGGAGCAAGGCGAAGCGCCTCCAGAGGATGAGGCTCCGCTGGGAATAGAGAAATCAGATATGGAAGTAGATGAGATGTACTGGGGTTGAATGGAGCGTTTCACAAAGTCAGGGCAGATGCCTTCGACGCCCGAGTCAGGTAGTTCCCACCTAGGATACAGCATGCTTCGGAGTCCCTCCTCCATTGTGCCCACGTTCGTATGCCAACGGATTACCGCAATTGAGGTTTCTCAAACTCCCTACCTAATGGTTGCTACACCAATCAGTGATGGCCAAGCAGCTTTGGAAAATCATGTGAATACTCTCCGAAAGGAAAATTAATGTGATTGCCCGGCTATCTCTGGTATCTCCCATGTATCTACCTCGATCACCCTCCCCGGGGAAGATAACAAATAAAGCACATCCCTTTTCACGCCCTATTCGACTCACACACTCGATTCTGCCCACGACCAGCCTCGAATAGGGGTGCCAGAGCTGGGGCCGAGCGTCAAAGTGGCCTGAAGCTCATGATGAGTGAGCATGGAAGTGTAGAGGAGTATCCAGCTTGGATTGGCAAGGAACCTCACAAGTACATGGACTGCTGATGTTAGTTTGTGTTCCAGTGAAAGAGGCGGATGGACTGAAGAAACTTACCAACATACGAGTTGGATAcccatggccttgttgccAGCCTAGCCCCTTACGAAGGTGGATTTATTTGGGTGAAACCGTGTCGGTAGTTTGCGCATGGCGCCTCGTCCCGACCGTCTTCGCGAAAGACCCGATCTCGGTGGCCTTCCCAGTACTTGGCGAAACCTCATAATCCGCCGTCCCCGTCAGGCCCCCCAAGTATTCTTCGCAGCCCGGCTTCCCTCGATGTTCTTCGCCGAcaggcttggcttggcagTATCCATGGGGGGGGTTCGGAGTGTTGGTCTTCTCGGCTGGGTTCTTCGGAGTCGGAATCGGCTTGGCGGTTCTCGCGGATTGGTTCGGCTGGCTTGGGTGCTCAAGCTCATTCACAGTACGGCGAGGAGCCCGTTCGGTCTCATGTCGCCTCTGACGGCGCTGGTGGTTGGTCTGACATGGAATTAGCCCATCGAGAAAACATCTTCTCAAGCTTGAACTTGCCCCCTGCCCTCGGTTGCGACCGCCAGAGCCTCGTCGTCTCTCTCCTATTCCTGTGATATGAATGTCTCCTCCCACGAAGTTCAAGCGGATGCCCCCCATCCCGAAGCGGATGCATGTTCCCCCTCTCGAGTTGTGGACTGTTGTCCCCTCAGGAAGTGGACCGTTAAAATGAATGTTCATTGTTACGGCGTTGACGGAAGATGGGCGGGGATTGATTGGCAGGACTACATTGACCATTGTTAGTCTGATCCCAAGGGATGTGCAGAGGTAAGATGATGGTGGGTGAGAAATCAATTGTGCAGCGTCTTAAGTTCAAGGCCACGGGAAAGCCAGCCACTCGACGATGCCAGACTTGGAAAATTGGGCGAAGGTGCATGTGCGCGAAGGGCACTTGGAGGAGAACAGAGAATGGGCGACATTTCGGCGAAGGCCAAGAGATggggtgatgatggcaaagATGCCGCGAGGCAAGGAGAGACAGCACGTACCTCCGTTGGCTGTGATCTTGTGGAagagaaaaggaagaggaagagagaaagagaaaagtAAAAGACAAGAGATGGTCTCCAGTCCCGTGATGATGTGGCTAGGGAATGAGAGCACTCGCCACTTAGGTAAGGGTCCTCATCTTTATGGTCATCCGGGTATGAAGAGGTGGCCCAGTTCCAGTGCCCAGGTGTCGTGCTGAACTGGGCATATAATCATAATCCTTTCTGGGAAGCAAAAAGATGTCTGGTTTAGTGCCTTGATAAAGGATATGGAAGAAGCAAATGCTCCGATATCACATCAAAGAGTCGTTGGAGACATGTTGAGTGCGTTACCCTGCTACTATTTGAATCATCAAGTTTCAGGCGACACAGAAGGGACAAAAGGCCTAACTTTCAACTTATTATCTCATAATAACCCTAAAGAAAGGAAGGTTAATCCAAAGTAAGATAGAgtctttagtaataattaccCAACTTTAGTCCAGGTATGCTGAGATCTGAGAAGGGCGGTTTCCCCGAGCCTCAGTTCAGGGATATCGTGAAGGGGACTCTTCCCAGACAAAAGATTAGtaaatagccttaagttGCGGCTCGCTTCTCTGATTCAATCACATAGCAGTCGAGGGATACCCATGAGTACCCCGGGAGGATTCTCAAAGTACCCGGAGCTTTTCTCAGACTCTCGACCGTGATGATTTGCATTAAGAGGTAATGAATTTGAGCACATAGTTGTGAAGCACAAGTAGACTTTCTAAAATAACTCTCAAAAATCCTCCTAGGTCCCAACTTTGAGCCCATGAGGCAGAATCTCAAGCTGATGAATTAAGCAGCTCCCCCAAACCCAGCAAGAACCCCAGCTCGACTCGTCAATTTCGAGCCTGGATACGAAGAGGGGACTATCGGACCTGTCAAGTTCTCAAGTTCTAATCTTGCAGTTAGCCTCTCGTTGATTCATTCAGAATTGCGCATTGCAACTTACCTTCTCTCTTGGCCGCCCTGGTCTCCAAAGTATCATGCCAGATCTTCAAAGCCCACAATGCAACGAGTGCGTCTTTGGTTTGCTGCGGAACTGGAACTGAAATCACCAACTTGTGCTGCCCTTTCCCTTCCTCGTGGGCAATCTTCCTGCCTGCAGAGTCGACCCACTGATACTGGCCGCCCTTCCATTTCGACTTGACCTCGAAAAGTGTCTCTTGGCTATCCTGGTCAAACAATCTATCAGATGACGAAGTCTTCCCGGCGCTCAAAATTGCTTTGAACTCGACTTTCTGTAAAAGACTCTTGGAGGCTTGGAGCTGGACGTTTCCAACCATGTCGGACGACGCAGATGTGATGTAATAGGCAGGCAGGTCTGTTCTGTACTGAGCATTTACTGGATGCACGAGATAAAACAGGTGTTGGTTCCGCTGCTTGATCGATGTCATGCTttctgcttctccaggtCCATCATACTCGACACGTTCAAACATGATGGTCGAGCCTTTATGGGAGGTCGAGGTTACCTCCTTGTTCAACTGATAGAGGGGTATAGATGCCGTATTCTCGGAAAATATTGATCGGCCTGATAGCACGAGAGTATTTAGCCCCGGGTTTTCCTCGATAGAGGGTCGCAGGACGCCTGTCGTCGAGTCTGTATCCATGGTGTTTAGCTGGGATAGGTCACTGGCATTCGGCTTGCCAACGGAAAGAATGTGAAGAAGCAGGTTCAAATAAGATATTTGGGTTCAATTTCGTCATTTGCGGTCTGTCTTCCACGTGATGTCCATCACGACCAACAATCACCTAGTTTGTCAAGGCCAAGTGTGGCTGTGCGCTGATCCGTTTCAAGTTTGGATGCCGCGATGTTGACCGATGAAACTGGAGCACACTGAGCACCAgaccaagaaaaaaaatagcAAACTGTAGGGAGGCAACGAGAACTTTGCCGAGCTATAAGGACGTAATTtagagtaaaataaataaattatactcTAAAGTCTATATATgatcttagatttataatcaTAAGCCTTCTATGCTATGGTTTAACGGATTAAAAAGTTAGAGTACTTGCGAAATATgctattttttttcttgggcCACTGGCCAAGATCGATTGGTATTTCTAGAGCCAAGTTTCTGTCTCCTTTGGCTAAAATTATCTTGGCGAGAACCTAGACAAATCGTCTTTCGTCGATAGAACCCGACAACATCCTATGCACCGGACCGTCTGCGATATAAGTGTAAAGATCAACGACAGTGGCAGCTTCACAGAACAGGCTTGTAACGAATGACTCTTGAACGTAAATATCCGGCCGTTATCCAGTACCATTAATTACTGCTTTTTATGATCATGCATTACAAACCCAACCTCATATTAAACACGTCTCATCGTATGCTATTGCTGGCACTTGAATTATGCACCTCAAACGCCACCGTCTTGCTGATGCCGATTTGTTTGGgatccatctcttccaggtCAATCTCTGATGACGGTTTCCGATTTTCCCTGCGACTGATGATGCGTTCTTGCGAGCTCGTCCGATCGTGGTTTGTATCCCCGCCTTGCACTTCGACAATGTGTTCGCCTTGGTTCGTCGTCAAGATTAGGTCGTTGCCGCCTGTGAATTGTCGACGTGGGTAACCTGGGATGGGCCGGCTGTGGGAT comes from Fusarium falciforme chromosome 11, complete sequence and encodes:
- a CDS encoding LDB19 domain-containing protein, with the protein product MSVVLVSRPSTAPKPTDPSRSPTGLFQMSGLSALIKSPLSKKHQDSTISLVSLSCHIDTPPTVILNDPENRNSSLIKGRLVLDAHHVVEVERLHATLRLCIIQRKPFKRGCRCCKNQITELKHCSFIISTATLQRGKYEYPFSYRIPDDLPPSLDTSIASVSYEFEAEACVRQKGQSSRTPRSVTLKRNLDVARSLLVPNSTLYSRRIFQAAGIEISCHFGSIIDPNGIHNVRLTMDGLTSYPGNGENVQIWRLWKGSWRLEETVKTIALACDRHANEIEGSEDDKVHKRSKVTVLGEDGIYSGWNSDDMLGTLDMEFAFALKKARGRVINYAHDTGHGDEVEVTHALVVELMLVKEYFHKGRPDLSIRTGVARILSSQHRVVLSDFARVSNVPVDECLPFYQELFPSPPVYEDDGSMEETTMQP
- a CDS encoding AB hydrolase-1 domain-containing protein, whose amino-acid sequence is MSDTPSDTTYDFIRLETKPTARLCYSFSPTTTPTVPKPTLVVFVNGLGLPQAGWAQTIAKLREHTPKNLPALLTYDRFGQGQSVDRDPADEGATDPSHAHDCMSAVRDMRQLITQIAKDKMNSEEPDTLRIVFVGNSIGCSLIRLYAREYPGTVSGILFLDSTLTDTDFVSIFPDPDAESFDPVLPSGVTAAGLRDAREKIWQRFHPDVGSQEGLSRRNLFQLLPRADSPPLYKAGEDAPYVTVLGHDFEFFAERTEMDLGIPVAVIQTYMNTYWHRYNQGLAKLTVPERSKGPFQVPGAGHFIQADNPTYVAERLHEMLQLLEVD